One window from the genome of Diabrotica virgifera virgifera chromosome 6, PGI_DIABVI_V3a encodes:
- the LOC114332308 gene encoding nuclear pore complex protein Nup93-1 translates to MSDFSELLQEAEKLTNELGGSQDLPKVERSIRQVLEASTDLYSRVAQTGAKDIQANLLLGAKGVDLPKIAQKLESLSTKRTFEPILPVTDLDIYNTLENETRTQILSIFDSGYNKMLSFTYDMSWEHQQSEWKQEKRKILNAMSTSSGAAIEVGTNKHLTINLDRPTYAAGNLGPLETIYVSKIMEYNKAVSRGAQKPNLVNIFCSIVNDFKDQKVTDMWEIIKYMTQLPPFPKTDDPIKTRNTNTFIDAMVKQAKSYLEDRYKTYMNNIINDDLVHAIRGGIPGTYHLVRSFVGLRLQGEYLGLQDGLIEDKPLWPMVYYCLRSGDISAAVYCLKKCGLPEFKDMILLLEAKFNGATVEEIHLLEETIKFSYRRHIRNDTDPFKRMVWSVLGCCDINDEHSEVARTADDYLWLKLSLVRALTGEEDSIKYKDLQHVILEEYGETHYNAFNQPHLYFQMLALTGQFEAAFEFLSRTEKYKIHGLHMALALNELYMLGGPLDTGAPLLSVDPMDEKPSCRLNVPRFVMLYVKKFELVCPNEALHYFYFLRNYTSPEGENLFKVSVAYLAVETKQYELILGKVQSNGIRTKCLIDQFTYANITCETIAQLTAENLLKKGLFEEAIDLFDIANNQEEVLKLNCSILSRTVHLENEPNSLRSRITEKATNFANRFLREGYKTSPTIVNSFIKLKDLITFFNQYHDKNYPQASKTLHDLQLVPQRMEEVDDRVKTFKNYHQDLCKVFPDIVLAAMNMIFAQYQKLKSNTEYIPRFRDETMEVQLKTLREQAKCLTNFTGMLPYRMPGDTNSRLMQMEILMH, encoded by the coding sequence ATGTCTGACTTTTCGGAGCTCCTGCAAGAAGCTGAAAAGCTCACAAATGAACTTGGAGGAAGCCAAGATCTTCCAAAAGTAGAGAGGTCCATACGACAAGTGTTAGAAGCGTCCACTGATTTGTACTCCAGAGTTGCCCAAACTGGAGCCAAAGATATTCAAGCCAATCTTCTGTTAGGTGCCAAAGGAGTGGATCTTCCCAAAATTGCCCAGAAGCTCGAATCACTCAGTACTAAGAGAACATTTGAACCAATCCTCCCAGTTACAGATTTAGATATCTACAATACTTTAGAAAACGAAACCAGAACCCAGATACTCTCAATTTTTGATTCAGGTTATAATAAGATGTTATCGTTTACCTATGACATGTCATGGGAACACCAACAGTCTGAGTGGAAACAAGAAAAAAGGAAGATTCTAAATGCTATGAGTACGTCTTCCGGGGCAGCCATTGAAGTAGGTACAAATAAACATTTAACTATAAATCTCGATCGTCCTACTTATGCCGCAGGTAATCTTGGTCCTTTGGAGACTATATATGTATCTAAGATAATGGAATATAACAAAGCCGTTAGCAGAGGTGCTCAGAAACCAAATCTCGTTAATATATTCTGTTCAATTGTGAATGATTTTAAAGATCAAAAAGTTACAGATATGTGGGAAATTATCAAATATATGACTCAACTTCCACCTTTTCCAAAAACAGATGAtcctattaaaacaagaaatactAATACTTTTATAGACGCTATGGTTAAACAAGCAAAAAGCTATCTGGAAGATAGGTACAAAACATATATGAATAACATTATAAATGATGATCTTGTCCACGCTATTAGAGGAGGAATTCCAGGAACCTACCATTTAGTTCGCAGTTTTGTAGGCTTAAGATTGCAAGGAGAATACTTAGGCTTGCAAGATGGACTTATAGAAGATAAACCTTTGTGGCCAATGGTCTACTACTGTCTCAGATCCGGAGATATTTCTGCAGCAGTATACTGTTTGAAAAAGTGTGGATTGCCTGAATTCAAAGATATGATTTTATTATTGGAAGCCAAGTTTAATGGTGCAACTGTAGAAGAAATACACCTGCTAGAGGAAACCATAAAGTTTTCTTACAGAAGACATATCAGAAATGACACCGATCCTTTTAAAAGAATGGTATGGTCTGTCTTAGGTTGTTGTGATATAAATGATGAGCATTCTGAAGTCGCTAGAACTGCTGATGACTATCTATGGCTGAAACTTAGCTTGGTAAGGGCGTTGACAGGCGAGGAAGACAGCATTAAGTATAAAGATCTGCAACATGTTATTCTCGAAGAATATGGAGAAACTCACTATAATGCCTTCAATCAACCTCATTTATATTTTCAAATGTTAGCTCTGACTGGCCAGTTTGAAGCAGCATTTGAGTTTTTGTCTAGAACTGAGAAGTACAAAATCCACGGTTTGCATATGGCTTTAGCATTAAATGAGCTATATATGCTTGGAGGCCCACTAGATACAGGCGCTCCGTTATTGAGTGTTGATCCTATGGATGAAAAACCATCATGCAGATTAAACGTTCCTAGATTTGTCATGCTTTATGTTAAGAAATTTGAACTTGTTTGTCCAAATGAAGCACTACATTACTTCTATTTCCTCAGAAACTACACAAGCCCAGAGGGTGAAAATCTATTTAAAGTCAGTGTTGCTTATCTAGCTGTCGAAACTAAACAATATGAACTGATTTTAGGTAAAGTACAAAGTAATGGTATTAGAACTAAATGCCTTATTGATCAGTTTACATATGCAAATATTACGTGTGAAACCATTGCTCAATTAACAGCAGAAAACCTTTTGAAAAAAGGTCTTTTTGAAGAAGCTATTGATCTATTTGATATAGCTAATAATCAAGAAGAAGTTCTGAAACTCAATTGCAGTATTTTATCAAGAACAGTCCACTTAGAAAATGAACCAAATTCGTTAAGAAGTAGAATTACTGAAAAAGCGACAAACTTCGCAAATCGATTTTTGAGAGAAGGTTATAAAACAAGTCCTACTATAGTAAACTCCtttattaaattaaaagatttgattacattttttaatcaatatcatgacaaaaattatcctcAAGCTTCGAAGACTCTTCACGATTTGCAATTGGTACCCCAAAGAATGGAAGAGGTTGACGATAGGGTTAAGACTTTTAAAAACTATCATCAAGATCTTTGCAAAGTGTTTCCAGATATAGTTCTAGCTGCAATGAATATGATATTTGCACAATACCAAAAACTGAAATCGAATACTGAATACATACCGAGGTTCAGGGATGAGACAATGGAAGTCCAATTGAAAACACTGAGGGAACAAGCGAAATGTTTGACAAACTTTACTGGAATGTTGCCATATAGAATGCCAGGAGATACCAACAGCCGTTTAATGCAAATGGAGATTTTAATGcattga